A single genomic interval of Microbulbifer variabilis harbors:
- a CDS encoding beta strand repeat-containing protein: protein MKALTPIAAAILLSASGAVLASGNITHQSQTGIGNSATSTQIGPGNDNNYVNQTQNGFFNDSDATQTGGSQSNNIHHNQTGTGNSASSTQTGGLLNKASVVQQGSGNVGITSQAAPALMSEASINQAGETNFGFISQTASAGDKAAINQVGDANFATVTQFLSSNNHATANQFGTANIATMTQFLGDHNTAVANQVGTVNIATHTQTGSSNNSTSTQVGTLNGALHLQGGDNNSIFTSQFGTLNGTAVAQSGSHNGVLTTQVGTLNGSAVFQDGTFNGVANTQLGLLNGAAVLQDGAFNLVSNVQAGILNGSAVLQDGAFNAVSTIQTGILNGSAVLQDGALNAVSTIQTGILNGSAVLQDGAFNAVSTVQSGILNGSAVFQDGALNLVSTVQTGILNGSAVLQDGIGHTSLTDQNGLLNASLQAQFGSGHHASTTQTGIANFHSTAQFGSNEMALAIQNGVGNVGTILQ from the coding sequence ATGAAGGCGTTAACCCCCATCGCAGCCGCTATTCTACTCAGCGCCAGTGGTGCTGTTTTAGCATCAGGTAATATCACTCATCAATCTCAAACTGGCATTGGCAATAGCGCCACATCAACGCAAATAGGACCGGGCAACGATAACAATTATGTAAATCAAACTCAAAACGGATTCTTTAACGACTCTGATGCAACGCAGACTGGTGGCAGCCAAAGTAATAATATCCACCACAATCAAACTGGAACTGGCAACAGTGCATCATCCACTCAAACCGGTGGGCTTCTAAATAAGGCCTCAGTTGTTCAGCAAGGCAGTGGAAACGTCGGTATTACCTCACAAGCCGCTCCAGCACTTATGTCTGAAGCATCTATTAATCAGGCTGGTGAAACAAACTTTGGCTTTATATCGCAAACCGCTTCAGCTGGTGATAAAGCAGCAATTAACCAAGTAGGTGATGCGAACTTTGCCACAGTCACTCAATTTCTGAGTTCTAATAATCATGCTACAGCAAACCAGTTTGGCACGGCAAATATTGCAACAATGACCCAATTTCTCGGGGATCACAATACTGCTGTTGCGAATCAAGTTGGCACCGTGAACATTGCCACCCATACCCAAACCGGTTCATCAAATAACTCAACATCTACGCAAGTAGGCACTTTAAATGGTGCTTTGCATCTCCAAGGCGGTGATAATAATTCTATATTCACATCACAATTCGGCACCCTAAATGGTACGGCAGTTGCTCAGAGTGGCTCTCACAATGGTGTATTGACTACACAAGTAGGTACACTAAATGGTTCCGCTGTTTTTCAGGATGGCACCTTCAATGGTGTAGCAAATACGCAATTAGGCTTGCTTAATGGCGCTGCCGTTCTTCAGGATGGTGCTTTCAATTTGGTGTCAAACGTGCAAGCAGGCATACTAAATGGCTCCGCCGTTCTTCAGGATGGCGCTTTCAACGCCGTATCAACCATACAAACCGGCATTTTAAATGGCTCTGCTGTTCTTCAAGATGGCGCTTTAAACGCCGTATCAACTATACAAACCGGTATTTTAAATGGTTCTGCTGTTCTTCAGGATGGCGCTTTCAACGCCGTATCAACTGTGCAATCAGGCATACTAAATGGTTCCGCCGTTTTTCAGGATGGCGCTCTCAACTTAGTATCAACCGTGCAAACCGGTATTTTGAATGGCTCCGCCGTTCTTCAAGATGGCATTGGTCATACCTCACTGACTGACCAAAACGGTTTATTGAACGCCTCTCTGCAGGCACAATTTGGTTCCGGCCATCATGCGTCAACCACGCAAACTGGTATCGCCAACTTCCACTCCACAGCTCAATTTGGCTCTAATGAAATGGCTTTAGCTATTCAAAATGGAGTAGGAAACGTCGGCACCATTTTGCAGTAG
- a CDS encoding transposase, which produces MIRPVSVSRFKSELTDAQWKLIEPCLPQLKRGKGGPKPIDNRACFEGILWILRSGARWKDLPPSYPSPSTCWRRLQFWEEQGAWLEAWRKFLGQLDQRSLLNWEEVFSDGSFASAKKGEQKSEKLSEARVQSGWWWSMAKVFHWEAPLLRPHQQK; this is translated from the coding sequence ATGATAAGACCAGTAAGTGTGAGTAGATTTAAGTCAGAATTAACCGACGCTCAGTGGAAATTGATTGAGCCTTGCCTTCCCCAGCTAAAACGTGGAAAAGGAGGTCCCAAACCCATTGATAACCGTGCATGTTTTGAAGGTATCTTGTGGATTTTGCGCTCAGGAGCACGATGGAAGGATCTCCCCCCATCTTACCCTTCGCCGAGTACTTGCTGGAGAAGGCTCCAGTTTTGGGAAGAGCAAGGCGCTTGGTTGGAGGCTTGGAGAAAATTTCTCGGACAGCTCGATCAAAGATCCCTGCTCAATTGGGAAGAAGTCTTTTCGGATGGTAGCTTTGCTTCAGCAAAAAAAGGGGAGCAGAAGTCGGAAAAACTAAGCGAGGCAAGGGTACAAAGTGGATGGTGGTGGTCGATGGCGAAGGTATTCCATTGGGAGGCACCGTTACTTCGGCCTCACCAGCAGAAGTAA